The DNA region CTGTGATATAACTGCCGACGTGATCCGCTCCCTGAGCGAGACTCACTCCGAACGTCATCCGATGGAGAATAACGATGCAAAAACGGAATCTTGTGCTGAAAGCTGCCGCTGCGCTCATCGTCGGTAGCCTCGCGCTCACCGGTTGCACCACCACCCCGGACAAGCCGGACAACGCCGCGACCAACGCGTCGAAGCGTCAAGCGATCGACTCGAGCGTCGACGCCACGCTGTCGCGCATGTATTCCACGGTCAAGGGTTCGCGTGAGCTCGTCGCGAAGTCGCGCGGCGTGCTGGTGTTCCCGAACGTGCTGCAGGCCGGCCTGATCGTCGGCGGCCAGTCCGGCAACGGCGCGCTGCGCGTCGGCGGCAGCACGGTCGGCTACTACAACACGTCGTCGCTGTCGGTCGGCCTGCAGGCCGGTGCGCAGTCGAAGGCGATCGTGTTCCTGTTCATGACGCAGGAAGCGCTCGACGAATTCCGCGGCTCGGACGGCTGGGCAGCCGGCGCCGGCGCGTCGGTCGCGCTGGTGAAGATGGGCGCGAACGGCGCGGTCGATTCCAACACGGCCACCGCACCGGTCCAGGTCATCGTGCTCACGAACGCGGGCCTGATGGGCGACGTGTCGATCAACGGCACGAAGGTCACGAAGCTCAAGATCTGACGCTGACGCCATGACCGTGCACAGCGTGCGCGGGCCATGCGCAAACGGCGATGTCCTGGCGGGCATCGCCGTTTTTTTATTTGCCCGCGTCGCGCGTCAGGTCGTCGAGTCGATCACCTTGAAGCGCGAGCGCTTCTGTGCGCGAATCAGTGACTGGTAGACATCGACGTACTGCTGCGCCATCCGGCGCGATGTGAAGCGCTGCTCGAAGCGCTGCCGCACGCGCGCGCGCGGCAGCAGGTGCAGCCGGTTCACGGCGGCCACCGCGCTGATTTCATCCTCGACGATGAAACCCGACACGCCCTCGTCGATCACTTCCGGCACCGCGCCGCGATTGAATGCGATTACCGGCGTGCCGCACGACATCGCCTCGATCATCACCAGCCCGAACGGTTCCGGCCAGTCGATCGGAAACAGCAGCGCATGCGCGCCCGACAGGAATTCGGCCTTCTGATGATCGGCGATCTCGCCGATGAATTCGACGTGCGGCAACGCGAAAAGCGGCTTGATCTCGCGGTCGAAGTATTCCTCGTCGGCCGCATCGATCTTCGCGGCGATCCGGATCGGCAGCCCGCACTGGCCGGCGATCCGGATCGCCGTGTCGACGCGCTTCTCCGGCGAGATACGGCCCAGGAACGCGAGATAGCGCGGCTCGACAGGCTGCGGCATGTACATCGTCTCGGGCAGCCCGTGGTAGACGGTCGTGAGCCACTTCGCCTGCGGCAGCGGCTGGCGCTGCGAATTGGAAATCGAGATCACGGGCGCCGTGTTGAACGTGTCGAACACCGGCTGCTGCTCGGGCAGGTCGAGCCGGCCGTGCAGCGTCGTCACGTACGGCGTTTGCTGCCGGTTGAAGACCGAGAACGAGTAGTAGTCCATGTGGAAATGGAGCACGTCGAAGTCCTTCGCGCGGCGCGCGACCGTCTCCATCAGCAGCATGTGCGGGGCGACCCGGTCGCGGATCGACGAATCGAGCCGCAGCGCGCGCGGCCACACGGGTTCGAGCTTCGCCCGGGTCGTCGAATCGCCGCTGGCGAACAGCGTCACATCATGGCCGAGATCGACGAGCGCCTCGGTGATGTAGGACACGACGCGCTCCGTACCGCCGTACAGCTTCGGCGGCACCGATTCGGTCAGCGGGGCGATCTGGGCAATTCTCATGGTCCACGTCTCCTGTGTCCTGTCCGTTGCCGCACGGCCGGCGGGCGTGTGCGCGGTTTGCGCCCCGCCCCGCTTTCATGCGGCGCCGGCCGGCATGGCGCCAGCCGAATATCCCATTATTATTCGCGATCGCCGTACAGGGAACCGTCAGCCTTTCATTTTATGGGTGTTGTTACAGACCGGATACATTCCGCGCGGCGCGCCAGGTCGTTCTCGAACGCACGCCGCCGTGCCGGTCAACGCGACGGCCACTTCCATGCCGGCAGGTCGCGCGTGTCGGCATCGACGAGCGCGGTCGCGCCCAGCTGCTTGTCGAGCACCAGCGATTCGCAGCCGGCCTCGCGCTCGAGCGTCGCGATGAGCGGCGCCGCATGCGACACGACCAGCACCTGCGAACGCCGCGCGGCCTGCGCGATCAGGCGGCCAAGCGCCGGCAGCAGATCGGGATGCAGGCTCGTCTCCGGTTCGTTCAGCACCATCAGCGCCGGCGGCCGCGGCGTCAGCAGCGCGGCCGCGAGCAGCAGGTAGCGCAGCGTGCCGTCGGACAGTTCGGCGGCGGCGAGCGGCCGCAACAGCCCCGGCTGGCGCATCAGCACGTCGAAGCGGCCGCGGCCGCCCGGATTGTCGATCTCGACCGACGCGCCGGGAAACGCGTCGTCGATCGCCGCATCGAGTGCCGCGCCGTCGCCGATTTCGCGAATCGTCTGCAGCGCGGCGGCCAGATCGGCGCCGTCGTCCGCCAGCACCGGCGTATGGGTGCCGATATGCGACTGCCGGGCCGGCGCCTGCGCGTCGGTCCGGAAATGGTCGTAGAAGCGCCACGAGCGGATCCGCTCGCGCACCGCGATCATCTCCGGCGCGCCGGTCGGATCGGCGAACTCGGTCATCATGCTGTCGAAGCTCGCGACCGGCTGCGGAATCGTCCGCCAGTCGCCCGACGCGGTGCGCGTGCGGATCTGCGCACCCTGCCGGTCGACCAGCAGCGTCGACGGGCGCGGCAGCGCGCCGCCCCAGATGCATTCGCGCTTGACCACCGGATCGAGCGCGAACTGCGAACGGCTCGGCACCGGCAGGCCGAGATCGATCGCATAGCCGAAATCGTCGCACGCGAAGCCGAGCCTCAGGCTCACGGGGCCCGTGCGCACCGTGCCCGTCACCGGCACGTCGCCGGCCAGCATCGCGCGCGAGAAGCGCTCGGGGCCGGCCCACAGCGTCGACGGCAATCCGCCCTCGCGCGCGAGCGACGGGATCACGCGGCCTTGCGCGGTGTCGGCGAGCAGGCGCAGCGCGCGGTACACGCTCGACTTGCCGCTGCCGTTCGGCCCGGTGACGACGTTGAGCGCCGCGAGCGGCACGATCAGCTCACGCAGCGAGCGGTAATTGGCGATGGCAAGCGTGTTCAGCGCGGTCATGGTGACGGAGGGCGGGCCACGTTCAGCGGCCGTCGACGGCCTGCGGATCGGCGGCGGTGTTGGCCGCCGTGCTGGCGGCGGGCTGGCGCGCATGCGGGCGAACGGGATTCGGCGCGTCCGGTGCGGAATCGTGCGGATACAGCTCCATCCGGCTGCGCGGCAGGCATTGCGGAAAACGCGCCTGCAGGTACGCGATCAACCCTTCGCGCACGCGGCAGCGCAGGTCCCAGCACGACGACGAATCGACGGCGCTGACGAGCGCGCGCAACTGCATCGCGCGCTCGGTCGCGTCGGTCACCTGCAGTACCTGGACGCGCCCGTCCCACTCGGGGGCCGCATGAACCAGCCGCGCGAGCTCCTCGCGCAGCGGCGCGAGCGGCGTGCGGTAGTCGACCGACAGGTACACCGTGCCGATGATTTCCGCGCTGCTGCGCGTCCAGTTCGTGAACGGATTCTCGATGATCCACTGCAGCGGCACGACGAGGCGCCGCTGGTCCCACAGCCGCACCGACACGAACGAACCGGTGATTTCCTCGATGCGCCCCCACTCGCCCTGGATCACGACGACGTCGTCGAGCCGGATCGGCTGCGTGAGCGCGATCTGCAGCCCGGCGATCAGGTTGCCGAGCACCGGCCGCGCGGCGATACCGGCGACCAGGCCCGCGACGCCGGCCGACGCCAGCAGGCTCGCGCCGATCTGGCGCACGTTCGGGAACGTCATCAACGCGGCGCCCGTGCCGATGATCACGATCAGCACCATGACGGTCCGCACGAGCACCTTGGCCTGTGTGTGGACGCGCCGCGCGTGGAGGTTGTCGGCCGTATCCATCGGATGGGCCTGGATGATCGCGTCGCCGACGCCGGCCGCGAGCCGCACCAGCAGCCAGGTCAGCGACACGATCGAGCCGACCGCGGCCGCGGTGCGCATGCCGCGCACGAACGACATGCTCTCGTCCGCCTGGAGCCACACGAATTCGAGCGCGAGCAACGCGAGCGTGACGAGCGACGGTTTGTCGATGTAGCGCAGGATCACGCTCATCAGCGGATACGGCTGCGCGATGCGCTTGACGATGCGTGCGCCGAGACGATGCACGATCAACACGACAAGCACGACGATGACCGACACGATCAGCGTGCCGAGCCATGAATGCAACGGCGCATCGGCGATGCGCTGCAGTTCCTCGATTGAAATCATCGGCGCCCGGGATGCTTCGGTTATGAGGCGCGGCGGCCTCGTCCTGGATGCGTCGGCGACGTCCGGGCCGCATGCGCGCCCGGATCCGGCGTCAGATCAACTGCCGCCCCTGCAGGGGAACGCCTTGCCGAGGCCGAGCGACACCGCGGTGCTTGCGTTGTAGTCGGCCAGCTTCGGGTTCTCCGCGATGTACTTGCGCACCGCGTCGGTCATTTGCTGCGCCCGGATGTCGGGCGGCAGGCAGAAATACTGCCCGACGCGCGGCCCGGTGGTGCCGCCGATCGCGTCGATGGTGTTGTAGACGCCATCGGCGGCGCCTTCGATGTAGGCCGCGCACGACGCCCGCGACTTGACGTCCGTCTTCGCGCACAGCCGGTCGAGATCCGCGCCCGTGAAAGCCGCCGCCGACAACGGCACGGCAAACGCCGCGGCACAAAACATAGCCCGCAACATGGTGTTCCTTATGTCAATGCGGCCCCAGGCCGCTCACTGCACTGACCGGCGCGACGGCCGCGCACCCGCTGCCGGCCGGATGCCGGCCGGGCGGGCGCTTAGCCGCCGCGCCGAAACCGTCATTTTGCACTCTTTTGGGCATCGGCCGGCGCCGATGCGCCGACGCGCACCGTCCGCTTGCTCAGGATGTCGATCGCGTCCGGCGCCTTGTAGTGCTTCGCGAACTCGAGCGCGGTGATGCCGAGCTGGTTCTTCACCTGCGGATCGGCGCCCTGGTCGAGCAGCAGATTGACCGTCGTCGCATGGTTGCCGCGCGCGGCCATCATCAGCGGCGTCGTGCCGTTCGGCGACGCCGTGTCGATATATGCATCGTGGTCGAGCAGGATCTTGACGACCGCGTCCTGGCCGTTGGTGGCCGCGTAGTGCAGCGGCGCCCAGCCCTTCTTGCTGACTTCCGCGCCCTTGTCGATCAGCAGCTTGACGAGGCCGACATCACCGTTCAGCGACGCGAGCATCAGCGCGTTCTCGCCGGCCTTGTCTTCCTTCTCGAGGTCGACGTTCGGCGTCGTCGCGATCGCGGCGGCGACCTTGTCGGATTTCTCGCGCGCGGCGATCACGAGGATCGGGTCGCCGTTCGGCGCGAGCGTGTTCGGATCGAGCTTGCCGCTCTTCAGCTGCTTGCCGATGTCGTCGATGTCGTCGAACTTGACCGCCTTGACGATCGCGTCGAGCGACTCGGCATGCGCGCCGGCGACGGCAAACAGGCCGCTCGCGACGAGCGCGGCGGTGACGAGGGCGCGCTTGGGCAGGTATGTGGTCGGCTTCATCATTGTTGTGGGCTCCTTCCCTGGGTTGTCGGCTGGCCGCGCGTCATGAGCGGGCGATCTTGAACAGCCGGAAAAAGTTCTGCGTCGTCGCATCGGCCAGCGCCTCGACGGCGATCCCGCGCTCGGATGCGATAAAACGTCCGACATGGCTGACGTACGCAGGTTCATTCGGCTTGCCGCGATACGGCACCGGCGCGAGGTACGGCGAGTCGGTTTCGATCAGCAGCCGCTCGAGCGGCACGCGCCGCGCGACGTCCTGCACGTCGGTCGCATTCTTGAACGTGACGATGCCCGACAGCGAGATATGGAAGTTCTGCGCGAGCGCCTGCTCGGCGACGGGCCACGGCTCGGTGAAGCAGTGCATCACGCCGCCCGGCACGTCCGCGTGCTCCTCGGCCATGATCCGCAGCGTGTCTTCCGACGACGCGCGCGTATGGATGATCAGCGGCTTCATCGTCGCGGTCGCCGCGCGGATATGCGTGCGAAAGCGTTCGCGCTGCCACTCCATGTCGGCGATCGAGCGGCCTTCGAGGCGGTAGTAGTCGAGGCCCGTCTCGCCGATCGCGACGACCTTCGGGTGCGCGGCGAGCTCGATCAGTTCCGCGAGCGTCGGCTCGCGTGCGTCCTCGTGATCGGGATGCACGCCGACCGACGCATAGACGTTGTCGTGCGCCTGCGCGATCGCGAGCACGTCGGGCAGCGTCTCGAAGTCGACCGACACGCACAGCGCGTGCGTGACGTCGTGCTCGCGCATGTTCTCCAGCACGGCCGGCAGGCGGTCGGCGAGACCCTTGAAATTGATGTGGCAGTGAGAATCGACGAACATGGTGTTTCCTGAATACGTAAGACGGGCGCTCAGGCGCTCGCCGGCAATCGTTTCCCCACCCGAAGGAAACAATACGCGCTCACGCGAACATTTCCCGATAACCGAGAAACAGTTCCTCGAAGACGAGCCGGGCGTTGAGCGGATGGTTCTCGACCGTCCGCTGGCGCGTCACGGCCTTCATGAAGCGCGCGAACGCGTTCGCGTCGACCGCCTCCGCGCAACGCGCGAGCGCGGTCGCCTGCATCGGGAAGTAGCGCGGCGTGCCCGCCATGCGCTGCGCGAGCAGATCGTACAGCCAGCGCTGCAGCCAGCCGAGCACCAGCGGCACCGGCAGCTTCTGCAGCGTCTCGCCGCACGCGAACGGATCGCACGCGGCGCCGGCCGCGAGCTGGCCGAGCGTGAAATCGCGCAGCGGGCGGTTCTCGTCGCTCGCGAGCGCCAATGCGGCGAGCGGCGCGCCGCCCGCTTCGGCGAGCAGCGCACGCGCGTCGTCGACGCCGCGCGCCTCGAGCCATGCGGCGGCCGCGTCGGGCGCCGGCACGGTCATCGGCCACTGCCGGCAGCGGCTGATGATGGTCGGCAGCAACCGGTCGATGCGCGCCGACACCAGCAGGAACACGACGCCCGACGGCGGCTCCTCGAGTGTCTTCAGCAGCGCGTTCGACGCGGCGACGTTCAGCGCCTCGGCCGGATACAGCACGACCACGCGCGCGCCGCCGCGGTGCGAGCCGACCCCGCAGAAATCGAGCAACGCACGCACCTGCTCGATCTTGATCTCCTTGCTCGGCGCGCGCGTCTTCTTGCCGCCTTCATCGGCGTCGGCAGCCTTCGCGTCGTCGACCGCGCCCGGCGCTTCGCCCGCGAGCACCTCGGGCAGCACGATCCGGTAGTCCGGATGGTTGCCCTGCGCGAACCACGTGCAGGCCGCGCAGCTGCCGCACGGCTCGCCGTTCGGCTGCGGCGCTTCGCACAGGAAGCCCTGCGCGAGATGCTGCGCGAACTGCAGCTTGCCGATTCCGGCCTGGCCGTGCAGCAGCAGCGCATGCGGCCATTGCGGGCGCAGTTGCTGCAGGCGGTTCCAGTCGTCGGTCTGCCACGGATAGATCATGTGGTGCGTTCCTTCGGGTTACAGCGCGGCGAGCACGCGTTCGAGCTGCTGGCGGATCTCGGGAATCGACTGCGTCGCGTCGACGATCGCGAAGCGGTGCGG from Burkholderia ambifaria AMMD includes:
- a CDS encoding BPSL1445 family SYLF domain-containing lipoprotein, which produces MQKRNLVLKAAAALIVGSLALTGCTTTPDKPDNAATNASKRQAIDSSVDATLSRMYSTVKGSRELVAKSRGVLVFPNVLQAGLIVGGQSGNGALRVGGSTVGYYNTSSLSVGLQAGAQSKAIVFLFMTQEALDEFRGSDGWAAGAGASVALVKMGANGAVDSNTATAPVQVIVLTNAGLMGDVSINGTKVTKLKI
- a CDS encoding glycosyltransferase family 4 protein; translation: MRIAQIAPLTESVPPKLYGGTERVVSYITEALVDLGHDVTLFASGDSTTRAKLEPVWPRALRLDSSIRDRVAPHMLLMETVARRAKDFDVLHFHMDYYSFSVFNRQQTPYVTTLHGRLDLPEQQPVFDTFNTAPVISISNSQRQPLPQAKWLTTVYHGLPETMYMPQPVEPRYLAFLGRISPEKRVDTAIRIAGQCGLPIRIAAKIDAADEEYFDREIKPLFALPHVEFIGEIADHQKAEFLSGAHALLFPIDWPEPFGLVMIEAMSCGTPVIAFNRGAVPEVIDEGVSGFIVEDEISAVAAVNRLHLLPRARVRQRFEQRFTSRRMAQQYVDVYQSLIRAQKRSRFKVIDSTT
- a CDS encoding AAA family ATPase, which gives rise to MTALNTLAIANYRSLRELIVPLAALNVVTGPNGSGKSSVYRALRLLADTAQGRVIPSLAREGGLPSTLWAGPERFSRAMLAGDVPVTGTVRTGPVSLRLGFACDDFGYAIDLGLPVPSRSQFALDPVVKRECIWGGALPRPSTLLVDRQGAQIRTRTASGDWRTIPQPVASFDSMMTEFADPTGAPEMIAVRERIRSWRFYDHFRTDAQAPARQSHIGTHTPVLADDGADLAAALQTIREIGDGAALDAAIDDAFPGASVEIDNPGGRGRFDVLMRQPGLLRPLAAAELSDGTLRYLLLAAALLTPRPPALMVLNEPETSLHPDLLPALGRLIAQAARRSQVLVVSHAAPLIATLEREAGCESLVLDKQLGATALVDADTRDLPAWKWPSR
- a CDS encoding mechanosensitive ion channel family protein; its protein translation is MISIEELQRIADAPLHSWLGTLIVSVIVVLVVLIVHRLGARIVKRIAQPYPLMSVILRYIDKPSLVTLALLALEFVWLQADESMSFVRGMRTAAAVGSIVSLTWLLVRLAAGVGDAIIQAHPMDTADNLHARRVHTQAKVLVRTVMVLIVIIGTGAALMTFPNVRQIGASLLASAGVAGLVAGIAARPVLGNLIAGLQIALTQPIRLDDVVVIQGEWGRIEEITGSFVSVRLWDQRRLVVPLQWIIENPFTNWTRSSAEIIGTVYLSVDYRTPLAPLREELARLVHAAPEWDGRVQVLQVTDATERAMQLRALVSAVDSSSCWDLRCRVREGLIAYLQARFPQCLPRSRMELYPHDSAPDAPNPVRPHARQPAASTAANTAADPQAVDGR
- a CDS encoding Rap1a/Tai family immunity protein, with amino-acid sequence MLRAMFCAAAFAVPLSAAAFTGADLDRLCAKTDVKSRASCAAYIEGAADGVYNTIDAIGGTTGPRVGQYFCLPPDIRAQQMTDAVRKYIAENPKLADYNASTAVSLGLGKAFPCRGGS
- a CDS encoding ankyrin repeat domain-containing protein encodes the protein MMKPTTYLPKRALVTAALVASGLFAVAGAHAESLDAIVKAVKFDDIDDIGKQLKSGKLDPNTLAPNGDPILVIAAREKSDKVAAAIATTPNVDLEKEDKAGENALMLASLNGDVGLVKLLIDKGAEVSKKGWAPLHYAATNGQDAVVKILLDHDAYIDTASPNGTTPLMMAARGNHATTVNLLLDQGADPQVKNQLGITALEFAKHYKAPDAIDILSKRTVRVGASAPADAQKSAK
- a CDS encoding TatD family hydrolase — protein: MFVDSHCHINFKGLADRLPAVLENMREHDVTHALCVSVDFETLPDVLAIAQAHDNVYASVGVHPDHEDAREPTLAELIELAAHPKVVAIGETGLDYYRLEGRSIADMEWQRERFRTHIRAATATMKPLIIHTRASSEDTLRIMAEEHADVPGGVMHCFTEPWPVAEQALAQNFHISLSGIVTFKNATDVQDVARRVPLERLLIETDSPYLAPVPYRGKPNEPAYVSHVGRFIASERGIAVEALADATTQNFFRLFKIARS
- a CDS encoding DNA polymerase III subunit delta', with product MIYPWQTDDWNRLQQLRPQWPHALLLHGQAGIGKLQFAQHLAQGFLCEAPQPNGEPCGSCAACTWFAQGNHPDYRIVLPEVLAGEAPGAVDDAKAADADEGGKKTRAPSKEIKIEQVRALLDFCGVGSHRGGARVVVLYPAEALNVAASNALLKTLEEPPSGVVFLLVSARIDRLLPTIISRCRQWPMTVPAPDAAAAWLEARGVDDARALLAEAGGAPLAALALASDENRPLRDFTLGQLAAGAACDPFACGETLQKLPVPLVLGWLQRWLYDLLAQRMAGTPRYFPMQATALARCAEAVDANAFARFMKAVTRQRTVENHPLNARLVFEELFLGYREMFA